The following nucleotide sequence is from Mytilus trossulus isolate FHL-02 chromosome 9, PNRI_Mtr1.1.1.hap1, whole genome shotgun sequence.
aacaaaacaactaAATTTGTTGGAAAACATGGCTCAATAGTACATTACTTTAATGTCATAAGATAATGTAATGaattaattaacaaataataacaattaCTCGTTTCATGAATCTCATCAATGCTGCCGTGTAGTAGTACATTTATCTGAGTAtgttttttgcattttcaactttttttttgttgtcacATTTTTCCCTACAATTACAATAACTAACGTTTTCTAAAACTTTCATACAATTGCTGATCTTTGATTCCATCTTGTCCATGGCTGCACATCTCATTATGAAAATGTTTGCTTTTGTATCACTTGATATCTTGTCAAACCTACCAGTTCTTTGAAACGCCGTGGGAGAGAATACGCTTGCATTTGCAATACAAGCTGTTAAATATTTCGAAAGAGAGTAGAGTTCAGCTTCTAGAATATCATCCACTAACTTGTCTACGGATTTGTATTCATTTTCAGCAGTGCATGCTGCTAATACCTTGTCGATTTTTACCAATGATGTATCCGTCTGGTATTCATGTGCCAACGGTAAAATGCTACGAGCTGTTACTGCTGTAAAAcaagtaatatatataaaataaggggTGTGCTAAGGATAATTTATATTACGGTTCGGATTGAAGGAAAGTAAAGATGTTTATGAGAAGGACTTGTTCgttccatgttctatttttcaatattgacgCAGATACACGACTTTACactaaaatctatgataaataGGAGGATTTTAACTTCCcgattatcaatttcccatttctcagcagtcACATAACCTCTTCtctaattttttgtatttaaatatcgCAATTCGAGTTATATAATATACGTTATGCTCGAGCATTGAAACACAAGTTTGAAGTGCCTCGCAATATCGCAAATTTACGTCCTTTTCGATTCTGaatcatatttttgtaacaTAAGAACTAATTAGCTTAGTTGTTTTATGTGGGTTCGAGTTATATAATAACTAGTAGTTACAGGAGTATCAGTTTCGTGCACAGCgaaataaatatgttgtaaacTTCAAAAAGTGGGGTTGAAatattatactgatattttgtattaagtAATATTCTA
It contains:
- the LOC134685053 gene encoding BTB and MATH domain-containing protein 38-like isoform X2; the encoded protein is MEMAKRRKSEHENDEERSLNTSLSAFRFPDLNIKVNNENLYVNRDQLMEESPVFRTMLTGNFKEKDAREIELPDKDPATFALFLRHTLPGFDGLILSAVTARSILPLAHEYQTDTSLVKIDKVLAACTAENEYKSVDKLVDDILEAELYSLSKYLTACIANASVFSPTAFQRTGRFDKISSDTKANIFIMRCAAMDKMESKISNCMKVLENVSYCNCREKCDNKKKVENAKNILR
- the LOC134685053 gene encoding BTB and MATH domain-containing protein 38-like isoform X1; the protein is MLYHVIWFNYLFIKYLFCCFFCFTGVYSCIILVFPSIMEMAKRRKSEHENDEERSLNTSLSAFRFPDLNIKVNNENLYVNRDQLMEESPVFRTMLTGNFKEKDAREIELPDKDPATFALFLRHTLPGFDGLILSAVTARSILPLAHEYQTDTSLVKIDKVLAACTAENEYKSVDKLVDDILEAELYSLSKYLTACIANASVFSPTAFQRTGRFDKISSDTKANIFIMRCAAMDKMESKISNCMKVLENVSYCNCREKCDNKKKVENAKNILR